From Ipomoea triloba cultivar NCNSP0323 chromosome 5, ASM357664v1, the proteins below share one genomic window:
- the LOC116021173 gene encoding dihydrolipoyllysine-residue acetyltransferase component 5 of pyruvate dehydrogenase complex, chloroplastic yields MSRLLQTTFIPTTPASLRRHSTGAPPLTRIRTRTRVVESKIREIFMPALSSTMTEGKIVSWVKSEGDKLAKGESVVVVESDKADMDVESFYDGFLATIIVPEGSSAPVGSPIALLAESEDEISIAQSQVPSPAPAAAGESKPASSPAVEDVSPVNISSSAAVIEAVAKLGSAAHPASEGGKRVVASPYAKKLAKDLGVDLRGLSGSGPSGRIVAKDVEAAAAAAVSAAVSGGAAAGKPSAPGVELGKTVAFTTMQNAVSRNMVESLAVPTFRVGYSITTDALDALYKKIKSKGVTMTALLAKATALALVQHPVVNASCRDGKSFTYNSSINIAVAVAIDGGLITPVLQDADKIDIYSLSRKWKELVDKARAKQLQPQEYNTGTFTLSNLGMFGTDRFDAILPPGTGAIMGVGASIPTVVATEDGRIGKKNQMQVNVTADHRIIYGADLASFLQTLAKIIEDPKDLTF; encoded by the exons atgtCTCGTCTCCTGCAGACTACATTCATCCCCACTACGCCCGCCTCCCTGCGCCGCCACTCCACCGGTGCCCCGCCGCTGACCCGTATTCGTACCCGAACCCGCGTGGTGGAATCGAAGATCCGAGAGATTTTCATGCCCGCATTGAGCTCAACCATGACTGAGGGCAAGATTGTGAGCTGGGTCAAGTCCGAGGGCGACAAGCTCGCCAAGGGCGAGTCCGTTGTCGTTGTCGAGTCCGATAAAGCGGATATGGATGTCGAATCGTTCTACGATGGGTTTCTAGCTACGATTATTGTTCCCGAGGGAAGTTCGGCTCCCGTGGGTTCCCCAATCGCGCTTTTAGCAGAATCCGAGGATGAAATTTCGATTGCCCAATCGCAAGTCCCGTCTCCTGCCCCCGCCGCCGCCGGAGAATCTAAGCCCGCGTCTTCCCCGGCAGTGGAAGATGTTTCTCCGGTGAATATTTCTTCTTCTGCCGCCGTCATTGAGGCGGTGGCGAAATTGGGGTCGGCGGCGCATCCGGCGTCGGAGGGAGGGAAGAGAGTGGTGGCATCTCCTTATGCGAAGAAGCTTGCTAAGGATTTAGGGGTTGACTTGAGGGGACTTTCCGGGAGTGGGCCCAGCGGGAGGATTGTTGCTAAGGATGTTGAAGCAGCCGCAGCCGCCGCCGTTTCTGCTGCCGTGAGTGGCGGCGCCGCGGCAGGAAAACCGAGTGCTCCGGGGGTGGAGTTAGGGAAGACTGTGGCGTTCACTACTATGCAGAATGCTGTGAGTAGGAACATGGTGGAGAGTTTGGCAGTGCCCACATTTAGAGTAGGGTACAGCATTACTACAGATGCACTTGATGCCCTTTACAAGAAG ATCAAGTCGAAGGGAGTTACGATGACAGCATTATTAGCGAAAGCTACTGCTCTTGCACTCGTTCAACATCCTGTTGTGAATGCAAGTTGTCGAGATGGGAAGAGTTTTACGTACAACAGCAGCATCAACATTGCCGTTGCAGTGGCTATTGATGGCGGGTTGATTACTCCTGTATTGCAGGATGCTGACAAG ATTGATATATATTCATTGTCAAGAAAGTGGAAGGAGTTAGTTGATAAAGCTCGGGCCAAGCAGCTCCAGCCTCAAGAATATAATACAG GCACTTTTACTCTATCCAACCTTGGGATGTTTGGAACAGATCGATTTGATGCCATCTTACCACCCGGAACT GGTGCAATTATGGGCGTGGGAGCTTCGATACCAACTGTTGTTGCCACGGAGGACGGAAGGATTGGCAAAAAGAACCAAATGCAG GTAAATGTCACTGCTGACCATCGAATAATATATGGTGCTGATCTGGCTTCTTTCTTGCAAACCTTGGCGAAGATAATCGAGGACCCCAAAGATCTTACCTTCTAG
- the LOC116018692 gene encoding nuclear cap-binding protein subunit 2, translating into MASLFKDLSKISAYRDRRFQGSQEEFEQALLKSTTVYVGNMSFYTTEEQVYELFSRAGEIKKIVMGLDKNSRTPCGFCFVMYYSREDTEDSVKYISGTILDDRPIRVDFDWGFQEGRQWGRGKSGGQVRDEYRTDYDPGRGGYGKLVQKELEAQRQLVDYGTGSLGNFPPVMAPQYGRQGGHGGSYRHGRDYYRKRHREDDRHRLDYSKRVYRREPVRDSDHEARPEKNPRFRESGDSDEEDDDDQKQSH; encoded by the exons ATGGCATCTCTCTTCAAG GATCTCAGCAAGATTTCAGCCTACAGAGATAGAAGGTTCCAGGGGTCACAGGAAGAATTTGAGCAAGCTCTGCTTAAATCTACTACTGTTTATGTGGGGAACATGTCCTTCTATACGACTGAGGAGCAAGTTTACGAGTTGTTCTCTCGTGCTGGAGAGATAAAAAAGATTGTCATGGGTCTTGACAAGAACAGCAGAACTCCATGTGGTTTCTGTTTTGTGAT GTACTACTCTAGAGAAGATACTGAAGATTCAGTTAAATATATAAGTGGGACAATCCTTGATGATCGTCCTATTCGTGTAGATTTTGATTGGGGTTTCCAGGAAGGCAGACAGTGGGGTCGTGGTAAAAGTGGAGGACAA GTACGTGATGAATATCGCACTGATTATGATCCAG GTAGGGGTGGTTACGGAAAGTTGGTGCAGAAGGAGTTGGAAGCGCAAAGACAACTCGTGGATTATGGTACTGGGTCATTGGGCAACTTCCCACCTGTTATGGCACCTCAAT ATGGTCGGCAAGGTGGACATGGGGGTTCTTATCGACATGGCAGAG ATTACTATCGCAAGAGACATCGTGAAGATGATCGCCACAGACTTGATTACTCAAAGAGAGTTTACCGCCGTGAACCTGTGAGAGACTCCGACCATGAAGCTCGACCG GAGAAGAATCCGCGTTTCCGTGAGAGTGGTGACTCCGATGAAGAAGATGACGACGATCAGAAGCAATCCCATTAG
- the LOC116019050 gene encoding protein mago nashi homolog yields MEESDEFYLRYYVGHKGKFGHEFLEFEFRPDGKLRYANNSNYKNDTMIRKEVFLTPAVLKECRRIVADSEIMKEDDNNWPEPDRVGRQELEIVMGNEHISFTTSKIGSLMDVQTSKDPEGLRIFYYLVQDLKCFVFSLISLHFKIKPI; encoded by the exons ATGGAAGAGAGCGACGAGTTTTACCTGAGGTACTACGTGGGTCACAAGGGAAAATTCGGCCACGAGTTCCTCGAGTTCGAATTCCGACCCGACGGCAAGCTCCGCTATGCCAACAACTCCAACTACAAGAACGACACCATGATTCGCAAGGAGGTCTTCCTCACCCCCGCCGTTCTCAAAGAATGCCGCCGCATCGTCGCCGATAGCGAG ATCATGAAGGAAGATGACAACAATTGGCCAGAACCAGACCGTGTGGGGCGACAAGAGCTCGAGATTGTGATGGGGAATGAGCACATATCTTTTACTACGTCTAAGATTGGTTCTCTGATGGACGTGCAGACCAGTAAAGATCCAGAAGGACTTCGCATCTTTTATTATCTTGTTCAG GATCTGAAGTGTTTCGTGttctctctcatctccctcCACTTCAAAATCAAACCAATATAA
- the LOC116019596 gene encoding uncharacterized protein LOC116019596 — MQLPVGFISVHTDAVVFLETQEVTFGVIIKDNRGEYIAAKSGHLRCLLDAHIAEAVAIRVALSWVKERGHSKVMMYTDCQMVCKLFNGNLLDLSFAGCVINDCRELSRHFESVSVKFISRSVNKAAHVLARAARSLVRLFGILLFLLVLNNLFNE, encoded by the coding sequence ATGCAGTTACCAGTAGGGTTTATTTCGGTTCATACGGATGCAGTCGTGTTTTTGGAAACTCAAGAGGTCACGTTTGGGGTTATTATCAAGGATAATCGTGGGGAATATATTGCTGCAAAAAGTGGTCATCTTCGCTGCCTACTTGATGCCCATATTGCGGAGGCAGTAGCGATTAGGGTGGCCCTGTCTTGGGTCAAGGAGCGAGGTCATTCTAAAGTCATGATGTACACAGACTGTCAGATGGTATGCAAGTTGTTCAATGGTAATTTACTAGATCTTTCATTTGCAGGCTGTGTTATTAATGATTGTCGTGAGTTAAGCCGACACTTTGAATCAGTGTCTGTTAAATTTATATCTAGATCAGTGAATAAGGCTGCCCATGTGCTAGCTAGGGCTGCTCGTTCTCTGGTCCGTTTATTTGGCATTCTTCTATTCCTTCTTGTATTGAACAATTTGTTTAATGAATGA
- the LOC116020875 gene encoding peptide methionine sulfoxide reductase A1-like, producing MLLLKPTTASAIASLPPRFSLYKPSLPHRKSLPFTSSPATSRSAALVSTPRMSWLNKLGFGAARSPAESSMDSAIAQGPDDDTPAPGQLFAQFGAGCFWGVELAFQRVPGVTKTEVGYTQGHVHNPSYEDVCTGATNHSEVVRVQYDPKECSFESLLDAFWARHDPTTLNRQGNDVGTQYRSGIYFYMPEQEKEAIESKEKQQKLLNRQIVTEILPAKKFYRAEEYHQQYLAKGGRFGSKQSAAKGCNDPIRCYG from the exons ATGCTCCTCCTCAAACCCACCACCGCTTCCGCCATAGCCTCTTTACCCCCGCGTTTCTCTCTATATAAACCCTCACTCCCTCACCGGAAATCTCTCCCCTTCACTTCCTCTCCGGCGACCTCGAGATCCGCCGCACTTGTCTCCACCCCAAGGATGAGCTGGCTCAATAAGCTCGGCTTCGGCGCCGCGCGCTCTCCCGCCGAAAGCTCCATGGACTCCGCAATCGCCCAGGGCCCCGACGACGATACCCCGGCTCCGGGTCAACTGTTCGCCCAATTCGGGGCGGGTTGCTTCTGGGGCGTCGAGCTCGCGTTTCAGCGCGTGCCTGGCGTTACCAAGACCGAGGTAGGGTATACCCAGGGGCATGTCCACAACCCGTCGTACGAGGATGTTTGCACCGGCGCGACGAACCATTCTGAGGTTGTCCGGGTCCAGTATGACCCGAAAGAGTGTAGCTTTGAGAGTCTGCTCGACGCCTTCTGGGCTCGCCATGACCCGACTACCCTCAACCGCCAG GGGAACGATGTGGGAACGCAATACAGATCTGGGATTTACTTCTACATGCCCGAGCAAGAGAAGGAAGCCATCGAATCCAAGGAGAAACAGCAGAAGCTTCTGAACAGGCAGATTGTGACTGAGATACTGCCTGCTAAGAAATTCTACAGAGCAGAAGAGTATCACCAGCAGTACCTTGCAAAGGGAGGAAGGTTTGGTTCCAAGCAATCTGCAGCGAAAGGATGCAATGATCCTATCCGTTGCTATGGATGA